Proteins from one Rhinolophus ferrumequinum isolate MPI-CBG mRhiFer1 chromosome 15 unlocalized genomic scaffold, mRhiFer1_v1.p scaffold_54_arrow_ctg1_1, whole genome shotgun sequence genomic window:
- the NOXO1 gene encoding NADPH oxidase organizer 1 isoform X3 — protein sequence MAGPRHPVSVRAAALVETEKFQTFAFSVRWSDDSNTFLRRSWDEFRRLHKNLKETFPVESGLLRRSDRVLPKLQDASLLVRGGRTGRGLVRLQLLEAYLRALLAIERMPCDPALTSFFAPQTRDLEPRLPPGSLVILPVPEEPVASPARSPSIHSLEAQSLQCLQPFSTQDTQGRPFHTRAQEVLDVLLRHPSGWWLVQNEDQQTAWFPAPYLGDVAPGQGEEGGRPLRSSGFQFCASRAYEGSRADELSVPAGAHVHVLEMSDRGWWLCRFGGRTGLLPSVLLQPDGLGMLLSGPGLHCGAEDGENRPGKAQSSPEPNQATTIPPTVPARPPLSVIQSRCCTITRRALRQAPRGQGPP from the exons ATGGCAGGCCCTCGGCACCCAGTGTCAGTACGTGCTGCGGCTCTGGTGGAGACAGAGAAGTTCCAG ACATTCGCCTTCTCTGTGCGCTGGTCGGACGACAGCAACACCTTCCTGCGCAGGAGCTGGGATGAGTTCAGGAGGCTCCAT AAGAACCTCAAGGAGACCTTCCCGGTAGAGTCGGGCCTACTGCGGAGATCTGACCGCGTTCTTCCCAAGCTTCAGG ATGCATCGCTGCTGGTGCGCGGGGGGCGCACGGGTCGTGGCCTGGTGCGCCTGCAGCTGCTGGAAGCCTATTTGCGGGCGCTGCTGGCGATTGAGCGCATGCCCTGTGACCCGGCTCTCACTAGCTTCTTTGCGCCGCAAACCCGGGACCTAGAGCCCAGGCTGCCACCTGGCAG cCTTGTCATCTTGCCTGTCCCAGAAGAGCCCGTAGCCAGCCCTGCGCGCAGCCCTTCCATCCACAGCCTGGAGGCTCAGAGCCTGCAATGCCTACAGCCCTTCAGCACCCAGGACACACAGGGCCGGCCCTTCCACACACGGGCCCAGGAGGTCCTGGATGTGCTGCTGCGACACCCCTCAG GCTGGTGGCTGGTGCAGAACGAAGACCAGCAGACGGCGTGGTTTCCTGCTCCCTACCTAGGGGATGTGGCCCCAGGCCAGGGAGAAGAGGGGGGCCGGCCCCTACGGAGTAGTG GGTTCCAGTTCTGTGCATCCCGTGCCTATGAGGGCAGCCGGGCTGACGAGCTGTCAGTGCCTGCTGGAGCGCATGTGCACGTCCTGGAAATGTCTGATCGCGGCTGGTGGCTGTGCAG GTTCGGTGGCCGCACAGGTCTTCTCCCCTCTGTGCTGCTGCAGCCCGATGGACTGGGCATGCTCCTGAGTGGACCAGGGCTCCACTGTGGGGCAGAGGACGGAGAGAACAGGCCAGGCAAGGCCCAGAGCTCCCCTGAGCCCAACCAGGCCACAACCATTCCCCCCACTGTGCCTGCCCGCCCCCCACTGAGTGTCATTCAGAGTCGCTGCTGTACTATCACCCGCAGAGCACTGCGGCAGGCCCCAAGGGGTCAGGGACCCCCTTGA
- the NOXO1 gene encoding NADPH oxidase organizer 1 isoform X2 — translation MTLQVPANLKEEGGREGVHGLAPPRCPQHFLQQTFAFSVRWSDDSNTFLRRSWDEFRRLHKNLKETFPVESGLLRRSDRVLPKLQDASLLVRGGRTGRGLVRLQLLEAYLRALLAIERMPCDPALTSFFAPQTRDLEPRLPPGSLVILPVPEEPVASPARSPSIHSLEAQSLQCLQPFSTQDTQGRPFHTRAQEVLDVLLRHPSGWWLVQNEDQQTAWFPAPYLGDVAPGQGEEGGRPLRSSGFQFCASRAYEGSRADELSVPAGAHVHVLEMSDRGWWLCRFGGRTGLLPSVLLQPDGLGMLLSGPGLHCGAEDGENRPGKAQSSPEPNQATTIPPTVPARPPLSVIQSRCCTITRRALRQAPRGQGPP, via the exons ATGACCCTACAGGTCCCTGCCAACctcaaggaggaaggagggagggagggagttcaTGGTCTAGCCCCTCCCAGGTGCCCCCAGCATTTTCTCCAACAGACATTCGCCTTCTCTGTGCGCTGGTCGGACGACAGCAACACCTTCCTGCGCAGGAGCTGGGATGAGTTCAGGAGGCTCCAT AAGAACCTCAAGGAGACCTTCCCGGTAGAGTCGGGCCTACTGCGGAGATCTGACCGCGTTCTTCCCAAGCTTCAGG ATGCATCGCTGCTGGTGCGCGGGGGGCGCACGGGTCGTGGCCTGGTGCGCCTGCAGCTGCTGGAAGCCTATTTGCGGGCGCTGCTGGCGATTGAGCGCATGCCCTGTGACCCGGCTCTCACTAGCTTCTTTGCGCCGCAAACCCGGGACCTAGAGCCCAGGCTGCCACCTGGCAG cCTTGTCATCTTGCCTGTCCCAGAAGAGCCCGTAGCCAGCCCTGCGCGCAGCCCTTCCATCCACAGCCTGGAGGCTCAGAGCCTGCAATGCCTACAGCCCTTCAGCACCCAGGACACACAGGGCCGGCCCTTCCACACACGGGCCCAGGAGGTCCTGGATGTGCTGCTGCGACACCCCTCAG GCTGGTGGCTGGTGCAGAACGAAGACCAGCAGACGGCGTGGTTTCCTGCTCCCTACCTAGGGGATGTGGCCCCAGGCCAGGGAGAAGAGGGGGGCCGGCCCCTACGGAGTAGTG GGTTCCAGTTCTGTGCATCCCGTGCCTATGAGGGCAGCCGGGCTGACGAGCTGTCAGTGCCTGCTGGAGCGCATGTGCACGTCCTGGAAATGTCTGATCGCGGCTGGTGGCTGTGCAG GTTCGGTGGCCGCACAGGTCTTCTCCCCTCTGTGCTGCTGCAGCCCGATGGACTGGGCATGCTCCTGAGTGGACCAGGGCTCCACTGTGGGGCAGAGGACGGAGAGAACAGGCCAGGCAAGGCCCAGAGCTCCCCTGAGCCCAACCAGGCCACAACCATTCCCCCCACTGTGCCTGCCCGCCCCCCACTGAGTGTCATTCAGAGTCGCTGCTGTACTATCACCCGCAGAGCACTGCGGCAGGCCCCAAGGGGTCAGGGACCCCCTTGA
- the NOXO1 gene encoding NADPH oxidase organizer 1 isoform X1, whose protein sequence is MTLQVPANLKEEGGREGVHGLAPPRCPQHFLQQTFAFSVRWSDDSNTFLRRSWDEFRRLHKNLKETFPVESGLLRRSDRVLPKLQGQAGRDPRTGWGGSRRPGGGSPGGGVTWSVPVLPTDASLLVRGGRTGRGLVRLQLLEAYLRALLAIERMPCDPALTSFFAPQTRDLEPRLPPGSLVILPVPEEPVASPARSPSIHSLEAQSLQCLQPFSTQDTQGRPFHTRAQEVLDVLLRHPSGWWLVQNEDQQTAWFPAPYLGDVAPGQGEEGGRPLRSSGFQFCASRAYEGSRADELSVPAGAHVHVLEMSDRGWWLCRFGGRTGLLPSVLLQPDGLGMLLSGPGLHCGAEDGENRPGKAQSSPEPNQATTIPPTVPARPPLSVIQSRCCTITRRALRQAPRGQGPP, encoded by the exons ATGACCCTACAGGTCCCTGCCAACctcaaggaggaaggagggagggagggagttcaTGGTCTAGCCCCTCCCAGGTGCCCCCAGCATTTTCTCCAACAGACATTCGCCTTCTCTGTGCGCTGGTCGGACGACAGCAACACCTTCCTGCGCAGGAGCTGGGATGAGTTCAGGAGGCTCCAT AAGAACCTCAAGGAGACCTTCCCGGTAGAGTCGGGCCTACTGCGGAGATCTGACCGCGTTCTTCCCAAGCTTCAGGGTCAGGCTGGCAGAGATCCCCGGACGGGCTGGGGTGGCAGCAGGCGGCCTGGTGGGGgaagccctgggggtggggttaCATGGTCCGTCCCTGTTCTGCCCACAGATGCATCGCTGCTGGTGCGCGGGGGGCGCACGGGTCGTGGCCTGGTGCGCCTGCAGCTGCTGGAAGCCTATTTGCGGGCGCTGCTGGCGATTGAGCGCATGCCCTGTGACCCGGCTCTCACTAGCTTCTTTGCGCCGCAAACCCGGGACCTAGAGCCCAGGCTGCCACCTGGCAG cCTTGTCATCTTGCCTGTCCCAGAAGAGCCCGTAGCCAGCCCTGCGCGCAGCCCTTCCATCCACAGCCTGGAGGCTCAGAGCCTGCAATGCCTACAGCCCTTCAGCACCCAGGACACACAGGGCCGGCCCTTCCACACACGGGCCCAGGAGGTCCTGGATGTGCTGCTGCGACACCCCTCAG GCTGGTGGCTGGTGCAGAACGAAGACCAGCAGACGGCGTGGTTTCCTGCTCCCTACCTAGGGGATGTGGCCCCAGGCCAGGGAGAAGAGGGGGGCCGGCCCCTACGGAGTAGTG GGTTCCAGTTCTGTGCATCCCGTGCCTATGAGGGCAGCCGGGCTGACGAGCTGTCAGTGCCTGCTGGAGCGCATGTGCACGTCCTGGAAATGTCTGATCGCGGCTGGTGGCTGTGCAG GTTCGGTGGCCGCACAGGTCTTCTCCCCTCTGTGCTGCTGCAGCCCGATGGACTGGGCATGCTCCTGAGTGGACCAGGGCTCCACTGTGGGGCAGAGGACGGAGAGAACAGGCCAGGCAAGGCCCAGAGCTCCCCTGAGCCCAACCAGGCCACAACCATTCCCCCCACTGTGCCTGCCCGCCCCCCACTGAGTGTCATTCAGAGTCGCTGCTGTACTATCACCCGCAGAGCACTGCGGCAGGCCCCAAGGGGTCAGGGACCCCCTTGA